Genomic DNA from Candidatus Aminicenantes bacterium:
TGTATCCGATCGAAAATCAGATATTCCCTGGTATGACATCTTATTTCTCCCCGGCGCCCGGCCCGGACACCATTAATTTTTCTCTAACCGCCCGCACTTTTCCTTCCATGGTAATGGCTTTATCCCTGCGATCATCAATATTCAGATGAGTGGATACGCGCCGGGCCCCTTCCAGGAAAGGCGCTTCGTGCATGCGTCTGACCGCTTCCAG
This window encodes:
- a CDS encoding MTH1187 family thiamine-binding protein codes for the protein MRNVIAQVTVVPLGTDSTSLSAWVAGVEKVLDDFPDIRRQLCPMSTVLEGELDRILEAVRRMHEAPFLEGARRVSTHLNIDDRRDKAITMEGKVRAVREKLMVSGPGAGEK